A region of the Marmota flaviventris isolate mMarFla1 chromosome 3, mMarFla1.hap1, whole genome shotgun sequence genome:
gccTTTGGGGAAGGGATCAAGTCATGAGGAATTAATTCTCAAGAatgggattaatgcccttataCAAGAGGCTCCTGAGAGCTGCCTTGTTCTTTTGCCTGTCTGCCTTTCACCATGGAAGGATGCAGAAACAAGTATCATcttggaagcagaaagagaataGTGTCTTgttcttgaacttcccagcctctgaAACTATGACAAGTAAATTACTTTATTGTTCTCTTTGCAAATTACCCATATAAGGCATTTTTCATAGCAGTATAGACTAAAACAGAAGCACACAAAGATTTAGGGAATAAACTAACCTCTTCCActgctcacattttatttttcaactcaCTCAGTGTAAGAAGTTTTCCCTGCTAGAACCCATTTCAAATAAAACCTAggcttcttaaaaaaacaaaacaaaacaaaaaaacccacatgtACTATTTGTGTAGATAGAGTCTCTGTCTCTTTAGTATAAATTAAAACCAGATTGCTTCTTCCTAAGCATCTGAATGAAATTAGTAAAACTGAGAGAACAAACATTCTGACAAGTGGAGAGGGGAATAAAAGGATAAGTAGATTATCTTGGGTTTGAAGAGCATGGGATGGACTGAACTCAGGAAACCTTCTCTAGCCTTCAGTCTCTTCATGatgtcaatcaaaggagaaaatatagtTGGTGAGCATGTGCAGGAAATACACACCTAACAGGAAATATCTGTAGAATGAAAGGGCCAGACAGCACCAGAAGCAAGACACAGAATTTTGAGGAAAACTGATTCTACCATTTACCTTGAGTGGGACTTAAAACTCAATGGTGGCATGCAACTGTAGCCctagctccttgggaggctgaggcaggggcatcacttgagcccaggagttgagACTAGCCTGGGATATCTAGTTAAATACTACCTCAAATAAAACAAACTACTCCAAAACTCAATGGTGAAGACAGCAAGCATGATATCACAGTAGGAAAGTAGGTAATGTGTATGTAGTCATATTAGTATAATAACTATCTATCAAATGGACttgaagaaaacaaatggaaggAGGTGCATTAAAATGAGCTGATCCTAAATGTCCTACTTTCCTGGGATTAGATGGCTCATAATCAAAAGTGTCTATTCCTTGCACTAATGTATCTTCCCTTCTAATCACTGCTCTGCAGAACTCATTCTTTTTCAATGAATTTaacacaaaagaattaaaaaaaaaaaaaaaaaaaactgtggaagAGATTCTTCCCTGTCATTTCTGGTCCTTCAACAATCCTGTATCTTtgggtttcttttcctttttacatctttaaaataaaaattccatattTTCCCCCATTTCTTTGAAAAACCAATAAATTACAATAATAATGTAATGGTCTTACCAGTAAATTGCATTGTTGCCCCTAAATATGAGTCCACAATTGATCCTAGCAATCCGGCTAGACCTCCAAATGCAATAATGGGCCACTGTGGAGCAGAAATGTCTAAATCACTCACAAAAACCAACTGTGTGAGGAAGTATGCAATGCCCACAAAGGTACCACCAAGAAGACTTGAGGCAAGTCCCACCATTGTAACACCTCCATTGGTTCCtaagaagaaacataaataaaatcatctgGTTAATAATCAGTACATAGTCAAACAAAACTACGTAAAGTCAATTACATAGCTTTGTAACATTATGGTAGCTATGTAATTAACATTAACTTGAAAGAgttctctttttaattaaaaaaatttaagtgaatcacaaaattgtatatatttatggtatacCATGTAATATTCtgatacatgcatatattgtGCAGTGTTCACATCAGGGTATAGATATCTCCtcaaaaatttaccatcttatAATGTTTAAGggtaaaaaattgaaaatccttTCTTATAACTTTCTAAACATATACAATACATTACTGTTAACTCTAGTTACCCTACTATGCAATAAAACAGCAGAAGTTCTTGCTCCTATATAACTTAGTCCCCAGTAATTAAACTTTTCCCCTCACTCTCTCTCCCCTATTCTCCCTAGCCTCTGGTAATCACCATTATAAACTCAACTTCTATACAGTCTACTATTTTGGATTACAAATATAAGcgagatcatgtggtacttgttAGAAAGAGTTCTCTTTAATGCAATCTCTAGACTATAGCCTATTTAGAAAATAGTCCTTTTTCTTCAGTAACTTTCCAACATTCTAGCAGTGAACCAGAATGGTTCAGTGGAGCTAGAATGCTatttctctgtgccttagtttcctttttttttttaacgatgAAAACAATACAAGAACAAATTCATATGATTATTATGAGTACTAAGTGATATTCTATGTAAAGCAGCCAGGATAGTGCTTTGAGCATAGTAGGTCTTCAAAATGTTAGCTATTGTAAGAATGATGATAATGAAGAAGAGGAATAAAAAACGAAGATGAGAAGAAggtggaaaagaaaggaaagaagagagaagattttaaaaaggaagtagaAGCAGTTGCTAATGGTAATAGGGGACAGAGATATACCTATATAAATCCTTTACTATCCACACGGGATTGGTTATACCAAAATCCTCGAATGCTCAAGTCCCTCACATAAAATGGTGTAGTACCTGCacataacctatgcacatcccaCCTTCCACATAATTTAAATgttctctagattacttataataaataCTAACACTACACAAATGctgtttaaatattattatactgtattatttaggaataattgtaagaaaaaaatctaagtgtTCAGTATagacaatattatttttctttagacaTTTTTAATCCACTGTTGGTCGAAACAATAGATTTGAAAGACTATGTTAAAAGCACTTATTACATAATAGGATCTCAAGAAAAACTCTATTCCTTATATTTTCCTTTCCCACTGATTAAGTCTGTGGGTCGGTTTCTATATTCTTGTACTGTATATCCAGGTCTTGTTAATGTTTCCATCAAATATTAGTTAATATCAGCAATTTAATATCCTGTAGCAATTTTCCGattaagaaaaccaaataaaattcttaaaaggcACTTAAATACATTAAcaggggtgtttttgtttttgttttgaaactcaAATCAAGACTCACCCACTGGAACTTTCTCCCAGGTTGTTATTAGCCTTGGTGGGCTTTTACTCAGTACTGTGCCAACTTCTGAAGCCCAGGTGTCTCCAGCAGAGCAGGCCAGTGCAGCCAAGAGAGATAAACACATCCAGGAAGCAGTGTACTGCTTAGAAAAATCGATTGGTATTTCCCCGGGGCCATTTTCTATCATGTACAGTAGGGCCAGCTCAGTAGGCACAGCTCCATTACAGAACACCTGGATCCAATTCCTCTGCCCTCCTAGAAACAAAGAAGTAGataaaaaacataagaaatgttttcttctcaAAAGGAAATGCATGCAGTTATAAGAACTTTATCTTAaagtgtagaaaaataaaaaagactaatttttttttaaagttttaaaagtagTATGGCCCATTCACCCTCATTTTATGCTGGTattaataatctaaaataattaaCGATAGACTCTAGAGCTTCTAAAATGTTGCTGTTATTTCCTATTGCAGTAAAGTAAATGATAAATAAAGCTACTAAAGTAACTCTCAAAAATGATCTGCTGACAGTCTAAATATGTTCTGATTAAAAGCTTATGTtattaaattgcatttaaaaaaaaaagcttatgttAGGATAAAACAGTTTACCATTTTGAGTAATGTTGAATGTAATTAATTTTACCTTCCTTATATTCTGAATCTAAACGCTTCTTTGCTTCTCCTTTCCATTTTGTGAGttttgaagaagaaaggaaaaacatcaGCAAAGAGGTAAAAAAGCTGAAATTTGCAATCGTTAGGATAAATCCAACCACTAGCCCTGAAAGAAACATATAGACACAGAATTATACTTAATCCATATATTAGTGCTGAAAAACATTGGTGTTTTTCAGTAATTTTCATATTACAACATGAATGTACACTTCTAATACATTTGCAATTTACTAAACTATTACTAAACAGTAAACTGAATGTCATTTTAATTCactgataaaattttttttgccATATTTTGATCTCCTTTCaaacaatgttttattatttgagaCAACTGTTTTATAATCAAATTGTAAAACAGAATAAATGGCAgtgattttattattaaacaatacatattacacacatacactcaaATACATAGTTTGAATAGAAGGCTAATATAGAGAATTTTCAAATTACTATGGCCCTCTCTGAGGTTGTAAAGATTACGGTTTTCCAAGTTTCTTTTACGATTTTCCCCTATAgcctggatttttttccccctagtttaCAGAGGAAAGTCAAAGTTaatctttttatacttttctaaaaaaaactttcatatatTCTCTTGCTGAATCTCATAAACTATGGTGAGGGGAGTTTTTCTTAGCTAAACTGTCCTATGTAAATCCATAAAATGTTACATGCAACTAAAAATGGAATATGTTCTGTGAatgttattttatacttttagacTTTTCTGTCTCTTTAGATATTTTCCCCCACTTCAGTGCtgagcccagggatgctgagctatatccccagccatttttattttattttgaaacagggtttcaaacttgcaatcttcctgtctcagcctcctaaatcgctgggattacaggtgtgtgccactatgcacAGCTGTCTCTAGATTTTGTGAAggtaaacaaagaagaaagactgcatttattcatttttcaaaggGTGACTGATTGCAAGGAAGTCTTATACAATCTGTAGTTCAGCcaggaaaacaaagaaggaaacttATACTTCATGACACAGGAGGAGGGGGTAAAGCAAAGAAAAGATTGTAATCTCTCAGTGAtgtgggagactaaggcagggggatcacaagttcaagactagcttcAACAGCTTAGTGgggccctgtgtcaaaataaaaaataaaaaagaactggggatggagctcagtggtagcatgctcctgggttcaattcctagtacttgCTGTGGGTTATACAGGAAAGCGGTTATAAAGCCTCTCTCTAGGTAATTCCATAGGGAAGAGTAAACATATTCTGGAATGGGTTAGCCTTAAAGGCCTTTTAttacaaaatttgaaattattcttgTGAATAAAATTTGGTGGTAGAGGGAGTAAAGTACcttcatatttattataatgGTTACTTAACCCTATAAAAATGAGTCAAAATATAATGAGTGAAATTAGCCATCTATAAAGATGATAAAAACGTAAAAGAGACAAGTATGTGAATCTTAAGGATACACCAAATTCAATCAAGGTGACCCCAGGAAGTCATATGGGGATGTGACTGCCCTGAGAACATCTTAACCCAATGAATACCACTTTCCATTTGAAGAGTATGCTAatagctgggcccagtggcacaaacctgtaatcccagtagctcaggaggctgaggcaggaggatcttaagcagacttagcaactcagtgagatgctgtctcaaaacaaacaaaacaaaacaaacaaacaaacaaaatacaccccccccacacacacataaagggttggggatgtggttcagtggttagcatccttgggttcaatccctggtatttatttttttttttaattttttttatattttctttttttttattttttattgtgggttgttcaaaacattacaaatttcttgacatatcatattccacactttgattcaagtgggttatgaactcccaccttcaccccatacacagattgcagaatcacatcagttacacatccattgatttacaaattgccatactagtgtctgttgtgctccactgcctttcccatcctccaccctcccccctccccacctctcccctcccctcccctcctctatctctacctcctccactgtataaccctgagggtctccttccattaccatgcaattttccttctctctccctttccctcccacctctcatccctgttaaatgttaatcttcttctcctgttcttcgtccctacactgttcttagttactctccttatatcaaagaagacatttggcatttgttttttagggattggctagcttcacttagcataatctgctctaatgccatccatttccctgtaaattctatgattttgtcattttttaatgcagagtaatactccattgtgtataaatgccacattttttttatccattcgtctattgaagggcatctaggttggttccacagtcttgctattgtgaactgtgctgctatgaacatcgatgtagcagtgtccctgtagcatgctctttttaggtctttagggaatagaccaagaaggggaatagctgggtcaaatggtggctccattcccagctttccaagaaatctccatactgctttccaaattggctgcaccaatctgcagtcccaccagcaatgtacaagtgtacccttttccccacatcctcgccagcacttgttgttgtttgacttgttaatggctgccaatcttactggagtgagatggtatcttagggtggttttgatttgcatttctctgacagctagagatgttgagcattttttcatgtacttgttgattgactgtatgtcctcctctgagaagtgtctgttcaggtccttggcccatttgttgattgggttgtttgttttcttattgtctaattttttgagttctttgtatactctggatattagggctctatctgaagtgtgaggagtaaagatttgttcccagggtgtaggctccctatttacctctcttattgtttcttttgctgagaaaaaactttttagtttgagtaagtccca
Encoded here:
- the Tmem19 gene encoding transmembrane protein 19 isoform X2, encoding MKMITNIVILSLIICISLAFWIMSMTASTYYGNLRPISPWRWLFSVVVPVLIVSNGFKKKSLDYSGALGGLVVGFILTIANFSFFTSLLMFFLSSSKLTKWKGEAKKRLDSEYKEGGQRNWIQVFCNGAVPTELALLYMIENGPGEIPIDFSKQYTASWMCLSLLAALACSAGDTWASEVGTVLSKSPPRLITTWEKVPVGTNGGVTMVGLASSLLGGTFVGIAYFLTQLVFVSDLDISAPQWPIIAFGGLAGLLGSIVDSYLGATMQFTGLDESTGMVVNNPTNNAKHVAGKPILDNNAVNLFSSVLIALLLPTAAWGFWPRE
- the Tmem19 gene encoding transmembrane protein 19 isoform X1, which produces MTDLDDTVCKRYMKMITNIVILSLIICISLAFWIMSMTASTYYGNLRPISPWRWLFSVVVPVLIVSNGFKKKSLDYSGALGGLVVGFILTIANFSFFTSLLMFFLSSSKLTKWKGEAKKRLDSEYKEGGQRNWIQVFCNGAVPTELALLYMIENGPGEIPIDFSKQYTASWMCLSLLAALACSAGDTWASEVGTVLSKSPPRLITTWEKVPVGTNGGVTMVGLASSLLGGTFVGIAYFLTQLVFVSDLDISAPQWPIIAFGGLAGLLGSIVDSYLGATMQFTGLDESTGMVVNNPTNNAKHVAGKPILDNNAVNLFSSVLIALLLPTAAWGFWPRE